The DNA segment AGGACAAGGCGGAATCGGCACGACCTATGAAGCGGAAGACCTCACTAACTACAAACGAGTAGCGATCAAAGCAGTATCCCTTCGCCAGATGGAAGACTGGAAAGTTTTAGAATTATTTGAACGAGAGGCGAGAGTTTTAGCCAATCTCCACTATCCTCAGATTCCCAAATACCTCAACTACTTCCACGTAGATAATGATAATGACCGCCGATTTTACCTGGTGCAAGAATTAATTGGCGGTGATTCCTTAGCAAATTTAGTCCAAAAGGGTTGGCAGGTTGATGAAGCAAAAGCAAAACGAATTGCCCTACAAGTTTTAACCATTCTTAAATATTTGCACTCTTTGATGCCGCCAGTAATTCACCGAGATATCAAGCCACAAAATATCATTTTACGACGAGATGGACGAATATTTTTAGTAGATTTTGGAGCAGTGCAAGATGTTTATCGCTATACGATTAGTCGTAGCGGTACATTTGTCGGTACTTTAGGCTTTATGCCACCAGAACAGTTGAGAGGAAAAGTTGTACCTGCCTCGGATTTGTATAGTTTGGGCGCAACTTTACTATTTTTATTGACCAAAAAATGGCCGGATGAATTGCCGCAGCGTCGGATGAAGATTGACTTCCGTTCTCAAGTAAATATATCGCATCAGTTTGCTGATTGGTTAGAGAAAATACTCGAACCATTAGTGGAAGACCGATTTATTTCTGCTACTGAAGCTTTAGCAGCATTACAAGGAAAAGTGCAGATTACTCCTACTGTTAAGAAAATGCGATCGCAACCAATTAGCGATCGTAAAAATATAGAAAAAACCAACAAAAATCAGTTCGTAGAAGTTCCGCCACCTGCTGGCAGTCGCATCATTCTCAAAAAAACAAATAAAACTTTCCGATTCGAGATGTTACCCCCTAGAGGATGGATGTTAATCGCTCCATCATGTGCGTCAATCATTTTCATTTTTGCGTATAACTTGTTCGCCATTCCTTTATTGGGTATTCTTTTTGATTCTCTACAGATAATATTGGCGGCAGGTTCCTCTTTAATAATTGGAAAAATAGTGACCCTGTTACTTTATTTTGTTCCTTATCTAATTGTTATCTTGCCTATACTAGATAAATTTGTCTTTCGTCGAGAATATATAGAGATTGATTCCAACCACTGTCGGTTATCTTCCCGAGGACTTTACTACAAAGGTCAAAGAATTTTGGCTACTGAAGATATCGAACTTGTCGAAATAAAAATTAATGTAGATTCAGATGGCAGCAAAACAACTAGCTGCGTTATCTGGGAAGGCGTACAACAATACACCTTTGGGTCAAATTTAACCGAAAGTGAAAAACAGTGGTTAGTCACTCAAATGTCAAATTTTATAGAGAAATTAAAAGCTTCAGCAAATCGCTCATAGTCCTTTCCCTTTTCCCTACCAAAAAAAAACACCCCCATCAAAATGGAGGTGCCCTCATGAATCAGGTAAAAGTAGCAAACTGGTGTTTTAACTTAACGCTGCATGACTGCGATCGTAATTTACCCGAAAAGTCGGATGAATCTTTCCTTGAATGCGGTTCCAATATTCCGAAACGTTAGCCGCCAATCCCACTTCTTTCGCAGAACGACTCAAAATAGACTGCTGGCGATTTTTAATTAACCGCTGATGCGCCATCATCAAAGAACGAGCTTTTTCTTCAGTAGAAACAACAGGCTTCTTCACAGGTGCAGTAGTTACCTCTGGAGTTCCTCCAGTTTGATAAGCAACACCCCGGTACTTAAGATTCACCGTTTGTGGCACCACAGGAGCTTTTTTCAGATTGCGGAATCTCCAATCTAAGCCACGATATTTACCAGCAACTTGTTCTTCAGTTACTTCTATTTCAGGTTGATTGTACTCGTAGCTAACGCCTCTGTAATTAAGTTTCATGGTATTCGCCTCTAATCAGAATCGTAGTGAAATGAGGCGCGTTCCTTCGGGATATAATTCCCTACTTCCGTCTCCCCAAGCATCTAACCATCTGTTTGGCGCTTTACCTGAAGAGATGAACGATTTATTTCTGTATCTATTGTTACGGTTTTTCGGGGAAATGTCAAGTGCAACATAAAACTTTACAATAACTCCCCAACAAAATCTCGGCTTAAGTGCCACAGAGCTTGAATTTGGCGCTAAAGTGGCAAGTATGAGCGAAAAAAGTACAGGAATTAAAATAGTTAGCGACAATCGCCAAGCCCGTTACCTCTACGAAATACTAGAGACATACGAGGCTGGCATTGAATTGAAGGGGACAGAAGTAAAGTCTATTCGCGATGGGCGAGTTAACCTGCGAGATGGTTACGTCTTAATCCGCAATGGAGAGGCTTGGCTGCTGAACGTTCACGTTTCACCCCATTCAACCGCCAGCCAGTATTTTAACCACGAACCCCTTCGCACCCGCAAGCTCCTACTCCATAAGGAAGAAATCCGCAAGCTAATTGGTAAAGTCGAACAAAAAGGCTTAACCTTAGTACCTTTAAAAATGTATTTGAAGAAAGGACTGGTTAAAATTAGCGTCGGACTTGGCAAAGGTAAAAAGCTTCACGATAAACGGGAAGACTTAAAGAAACGCCAGGATAAGCGGGAAATGGAACGAGCAATCAAAAATTATTAACCCAAAAATCTATTATCTAATTGAAACTTGCAACTTATAAGTTGCATTTCCTCTCGTTCCTCCCACGACAATTCGGTAGTCGCCTGTGGCAGGTAACGCACCACTAAAGCTGGTAGCTTCTTGCTTAATCACCCGCCCATTGGGAGCAACCACATCAAAAACCGCATTCTGCTCGACGGAGGAAATACTGACGGTCATTCGTTGGCGGGCGCGAGCACCAAGCAGATAAGTATCTCTCGTGCCTCGTACTACCGCATCTTCTACAACTGCCGAACTCGTACCGCGAGCAAACTGAATGCGTCTAGTGCGATTCTGTTGGGCGATTAAGAATTCTGAATTAACTGTTGTCCGTTCTGCCACAACAGATGCCGTTCTATTAGTAGCCACGGCATCTTGTTTTGGAGCTAAAAATAAGCAGGCACTAATTCCAATTAACGCCAATGACATTGCGGATTTTAGATTTAGTTTATCTTTGGGAAATGACATAGATAACCTTCACAAGAAATGAAAGAATTAGGAATCTAAGGTATATCTATATCATCCTATCTTATTTTTAATTATTCCGGATTTTATTGATTAATAATTGATAATCTTGTCAAAATTATCCTTCATACTCGCTATCTATTTCAATGTCAAGAGTTTCTTCATCAACCCTTACATATAAAATGTTAGGATGACAGCAAACTTGACAATCCTCTACATAAGATTGCTGTCCTCCGGCACTAAAATCAACAAATGTTAAATTCGATTCTCCGCAAAAAGCGCAGAAATACTCTCCTGTTGTTTCCATCTATTTAACTCTTTTATTTTTAATTATTTTTCACATTCCCGTTTCGTTACTTCGTGACGATAGCGAAACATATCTCCTAATCTCTGCTGCACCCACCAACCTATTATTAATTCAGCAATCCATCCTCCAGGCAATTCAAAATCGATCGTGTCTGTTAACCTAGTTTTGCCATTTTCTTGGGCAAATAAATGCTGATGTACCCAATTTTCCATCGGGCCATAAATTTGTTTATCCGTGAAAAGTCGGTACTTTTGGCATTCAGTGTGACGTGCCAACCATTTGATAGGAAATGGCCCCAGTAAAAGGCGAAATTCCGAAATAGCACCCACATCAAGTCCACCCTCTCGGCGAATTATTTCCACTGGTTGCCAAGGTGGTGTAAGTATTTGCAAAATATCCGATCTTTCATGAAAATTCCAGACTACTTCAACAGGTGCGTCAATCAGTGATGAGTACTTAAACCGCAGCATGATGGAATAAAGTTGGCTTGGTAGCTACCAACCTATAGTATAGTCCACAACTGCTCCGAGAAACTTACTTAAACTTACGCATCAGACCTAGAGGGTTGATTCGTCAAATTAAAGTTCTCTTTCTGTCTTGCAGAATCATTAACAGCAATGCCGTTAAGTTGGTGTGATTCTCCACAGGCAAGGCTTGCAGCGCTAGCAGTTTTGGATAATTTATATCTGGATGCCAGCACTCCAAATTCAGGCTGGCGTTCAAATCACGATCTAATTTAACGCCGCAGTTAGCATATTTAAATATTCGTGCTGACAACAGCTACAAAGTTGCGAACTGGGGTAAAATCTGTCAAATTCGATCGCTGTTGCTCCATACCAATTAGCTTTGTAGCTTAAGTGTCATTTAAATCAATAAAAATCAACGCCAGAATCAGCAATTGCACTAGCCAAGCGATGATTCTCGAGCATACCGGAGACATTATATGATGTATATTAAAAGGTTGAGTAAGTTTTAAATAAGTGAAGTCGCTTTGTTGTAAGCCAGAAACCTTCAAAGCTTTGACTGGTAAGGCTATGAGAAAAGTGAATAAGTATCGTATACTACGCGATGGTAGTTAACAGGAGTAAAGATACTGATGTCGGAGGCAGATAAGCCGCTGACAGTACCGAGGGAGTTGTTGGGGCCTCCCGGCGATTTTAATCCCACGCTACTTATGTTTATCGCCGCATTCGTGGTCATCGTAATTTCCACTTGCGGTTACTGGCGGTGGGAGTGGCCAGATTGGTGCTGTTTTGTCCTGAACGTGATTGCTTTGCACATGGCAGGAACGGTGATTCACGATGCGTCTCATAATGCGGCGCATCGCGATCGCGTAGTCAATGCTATGTTAGGGCATGGCAGTGCGCTGATGTTAGGTTTTGCTTTTCCGGTGTTTACGCGGGTTCATATGCAGCATCACGCTCATGTCAATGACCCTGAAAATGACCCCGATCATTTTGTTTCCACTGGTGGGCCACTTTGGTTGATTGCAGCCCGGTTTTTTTATCACGAGATATTTTTCTTTAAACGCCGTCTGTGGCGTAAGTATGAATTACTGGAATGGTTTTTAAGCCGCTTGTTCGTAGCCTCCATTGTCTATATTTCCTGTCAATATGACTTTTTGGGCTACGTTCTCAATTTTTGGTTCTGCCCTGCTTTGGTAGTGGGGTTAGCTTTGGGGCTATTTTTTGATTATTTACCTCACAGACCGTTTAAAGAGCGGGATCGCTGGAAAAATGCCAGAGTTTATCCTAGCCCTATTTTGAATATCCTGATTCTCGGCCAAAATTATCACCTAATTCATCATTTGTGGCCTTCAATTCCCTGGTATAACTACCAGAAAGCTTATCGGGCTACTCAGCCTCTTTTAGATGCTAAAGGTTGCCACCAAACTTTGGGGCTTTTCGAGGGCAAAGACTTTTGGAGTTTTGTTTATGACATTTTTTTAGGGATTCGTTTCCATAATAAAAAGCACTCTGAAAAGCAGGTGGAAAACTTGTCCTAAAAACAGGTTAGTTTATCATTTACAGCAGGTTCTCTTAAAAGGTTTTTTCCTGAGGGTAACCTGCTGTTTTTTGGCGTATTTAATTAAATCATTGAATGAGAATTATTTATCAGTTATCAAGGTGCAGATGGGGTATTTAAACTCTCTACTAAAGCCTACACTAATCACGATTAAATCGAAGATAAATTGTGTTAATTTCTAGCTTGTCTGAGAGCCAACCAGCCAATAGGTTATCATTTCTCCTTTTCCTTTGACTTTAATGGCTCCGCGCTTCTGAAAGACATACTTATCCTTAATTTGCTCGTAGGTGGCTTTTGTCACTTGAATACTTCCTGCTTCACCGGAAGATTCCATGCGCGAAGCAATATTGACGGCATCTCCCCACAAGTCATAGATAAATTTCTTGGTGCCGATGACGCCAGCGATGACAATGCCTGTATTAATGCCGATGCGAATTTGAATGTTTTCTCCTCGTTCGATTTGGAAGCGATCGATCGCAGCTTGCATTGCCAGTGCCATATTTGCGATCGCTTCGGCACGATCGGCTCTTGGAATGGGTAGCCCAGCAGCTACCATGTAGGCATCGCCGATCGTCTTGATTTTTTCTAGCCCAAAGTGTTGAGCCAGCGCGTCAAAAGTAGAAAAAATCTCATTGAGTAAATTAACAATTTCAATCGGTTTTTAGCGAGCCGATAGAGGCGTAAAGCCAACAATATCGGCAAATAGTATTGTAACTTCGTTGAATTGTTCGGCGAGCGCAGCGGGATTTTCTTTTAGCTGGTTTGCGATCGGCTCTGGCAGAATATTTAGCAATAATCGTACATCTGACTTCCTCGTTGATTGGGAAAATTTGGATGAGTAAGAGTGCTTTTGGAAATTGTCTGTTGGGAATCGGAGATTAAATTTTTACCGCAAATAAAAACTAGGTGTACGCAGATGCACGCAGATAAGAGTGCAATTTGTTCCGGACAAGATATTACCCTACAGCTTATTTACTACTACTATCTTTTCAGTTTTATCTATATTGATCTGCGCTAAACCAAATTTTTGGATTACCCAAGCATTAGTAGTTAAATGCTGGCTAATTTCCGCAACTCGATATTGACTATTTTCCGATGCCAAAGCCGCAGGCAACAATAATTGGTCTGCCAAATGCACATCAACTGGCGCTACCTTTTCATGAAAATCCAAAAATTCCTCACAAGCCATTTCCGCCACTTTTTCCGATGGTAAACCCGGACGCCCAACTGCACTAAAACCAGCTAAATTATTTTGATATTCAGCCGTTAAGAAAATTCCCGCACCTTGTCCGATTCCTCTCTTTCGCAAAGGTGTTATCTTCGCTTTTAAATTCGCTTCTTCTTGTAAAAAATTC comes from the Leptolyngbyaceae cyanobacterium genome and includes:
- a CDS encoding CPXCG motif-containing cysteine-rich protein, which encodes METTGEYFCAFCGESNLTFVDFSAGGQQSYVEDCQVCCHPNILYVRVDEETLDIEIDSEYEG
- a CDS encoding serine/threonine-protein kinase, whose translation is MESLHQPEDIIADRYRIVTRLGQGGIGTTYEAEDLTNYKRVAIKAVSLRQMEDWKVLELFEREARVLANLHYPQIPKYLNYFHVDNDNDRRFYLVQELIGGDSLANLVQKGWQVDEAKAKRIALQVLTILKYLHSLMPPVIHRDIKPQNIILRRDGRIFLVDFGAVQDVYRYTISRSGTFVGTLGFMPPEQLRGKVVPASDLYSLGATLLFLLTKKWPDELPQRRMKIDFRSQVNISHQFADWLEKILEPLVEDRFISATEALAALQGKVQITPTVKKMRSQPISDRKNIEKTNKNQFVEVPPPAGSRIILKKTNKTFRFEMLPPRGWMLIAPSCASIIFIFAYNLFAIPLLGILFDSLQIILAAGSSLIIGKIVTLLLYFVPYLIVILPILDKFVFRREYIEIDSNHCRLSSRGLYYKGQRILATEDIELVEIKINVDSDGSKTTSCVIWEGVQQYTFGSNLTESEKQWLVTQMSNFIEKLKASANRS
- a CDS encoding fatty acid desaturase, whose protein sequence is MSEADKPLTVPRELLGPPGDFNPTLLMFIAAFVVIVISTCGYWRWEWPDWCCFVLNVIALHMAGTVIHDASHNAAHRDRVVNAMLGHGSALMLGFAFPVFTRVHMQHHAHVNDPENDPDHFVSTGGPLWLIAARFFYHEIFFFKRRLWRKYELLEWFLSRLFVASIVYISCQYDFLGYVLNFWFCPALVVGLALGLFFDYLPHRPFKERDRWKNARVYPSPILNILILGQNYHLIHHLWPSIPWYNYQKAYRATQPLLDAKGCHQTLGLFEGKDFWSFVYDIFLGIRFHNKKHSEKQVENLS
- the smpB gene encoding SsrA-binding protein SmpB, whose protein sequence is MSEKSTGIKIVSDNRQARYLYEILETYEAGIELKGTEVKSIRDGRVNLRDGYVLIRNGEAWLLNVHVSPHSTASQYFNHEPLRTRKLLLHKEEIRKLIGKVEQKGLTLVPLKMYLKKGLVKISVGLGKGKKLHDKREDLKKRQDKREMERAIKNY
- a CDS encoding adenylate/guanylate cyclase domain-containing protein; the encoded protein is MEIVNLLNEIFSTFDALAQHFGLEKIKTIGDAYMVAAGLPIPRADRAEAIANMALAMQAAIDRFQIERGENIQIRIGINTGIVIAGVIGTKKFIYDLWGDAVNIASRMESSGEAGSIQVTKATYEQIKDKYVFQKRGAIKVKGKGEMITYWLVGSQTS
- a CDS encoding DUF4278 domain-containing protein, with product MKLNYRGVSYEYNQPEIEVTEEQVAGKYRGLDWRFRNLKKAPVVPQTVNLKYRGVAYQTGGTPEVTTAPVKKPVVSTEEKARSLMMAHQRLIKNRQQSILSRSAKEVGLAANVSEYWNRIQGKIHPTFRVNYDRSHAALS
- a CDS encoding SRPBCC family protein; the encoded protein is MLRFKYSSLIDAPVEVVWNFHERSDILQILTPPWQPVEIIRREGGLDVGAISEFRLLLGPFPIKWLARHTECQKYRLFTDKQIYGPMENWVHQHLFAQENGKTRLTDTIDFELPGGWIAELIIGWWVQQRLGDMFRYRHEVTKRECEK